CACATTTGGAAGTGTTTCCCTGGCCTCACCTTTTCTTTTAGCTACAGTAGCATTTTATGTTTAATTTAGTTTCTAGGATAAAATGCTATCCATGTAACGATTCTCTGGTATTTAAGCATTTACCCCCTccgttttcaaaaaaaaaaaagagaccaaTCCTACCAATGAACCTTGATTCGTAGCtaggaatttgtttttttttaacggagtaGTAGTTCAGGATAAGGAGTCGCCGCAGAAAGATCAACCACTCAGAACATGACATGTTAGAAAAATAGTGTATAACATTGGTATTTTCCTATACTAAGCTATCTGTTTTTTTAACCAAACAATTTATATCAATCcttcttttaatatatgacttttgcaaatatatgatttttgcaCGTATGTATGTAATTACCATTTATTTTGCTAGGATTTGTTCTTTTACAAAatttttaacaaaattatatatctatACTAAACAGTTGTGGTGGAGTAGTCACTACCACTGACATGCGATGCCATTGTAGGGGGCTTTCACCCATTTTCCTGATTCCCTCCTTcgaatggtaaaaaaaaaacatttaaaataggacagagggagtacaatgTATGATGATTTATTTTCTTCTACTCGTATATATGCAAAATTCAATGGTAACATTTTTCAAATTAAATAAATCTAGAATAGGATATCATGTTATTCtaagttggtttattttagaATATATTATAAGTGGGTTTATTTTGGTAGGGAGCAAACAATTCATGGGCTTAAAATGTTGGGAAGTTTCTCATTTCTAGGCCTAAACGATGCTAGTACTAGGCAAGTAGAGTAGCAGCCAAAGCGGACACCGCTACCACCTCCACTACCcaccttccttccttcctgagGATCTCCGCTTGAAGAGAAGAGAACcccaaccctaaccctaactccAATGGCGTTCGCCCCGCGCCTCCTCCTACCTTCCCGGTGccccccgccggcctcctcccccgcgcgccaCGGCGGCCGCACCGCGCCTGAGCTGTCCGGTCCCACCCCGCGCGTGGTGGTGGTCACCTCCGGCAAGGGCGGCGTGGGTAAGACCACCACCACGGCCAatctcgccgcctccctcgcacgcctctccctctccgccgtcgccgtcgacgccgacgcgggCCTGCGCAATCTGgacctcctcctcggcctcgaGAACCGCGtccacctcaccgccgccgacgtgctCGCTGGGGACTGCCGCCTCGACCAGGCCCTCGTCCGCCACCGCGCGCTCCATGACCTGCAGCTGCTCTGCCTCTCCAAGCCCCGCTCCAAGCTGCCCCTCGCCTTCGGCTCCAAGACCCTCACCTGGGTCGCTGACGCGCTTCGCCGCGCCGCCAACCCACCCGCTTTCATCCTCATCGACTGCCCTGCAGGTCAGTCCGCCCCACCACCATTTCCATCAACTTATGATGATGGATGTTATATGCCACTCGATTTGCTTTAACGCAATTAATAATTGTGATGTTTATCTTGTTCTCGCTTGCCCATCCCTATCTATTGCCCAGAATTGTAACTTTAAGAGCCATGATGCAAGTCAAACTTTTTATGATGCCAGTGCATAACCGTGATGCAACTTATATTCTCAAAGTCAATCCATTTATGCATATTAcctattttctattttagattTTAGAGCCATATCAAGTTATCCTTTGATCATTGTAACTTAAGATTTTGTTTTCTTACCTGCCACATATAGGTGTTGTTTAGGCCAGGCATCAGTTTGTTTAATTTGGTTGTGAGCTGTAAATTTCAACCCCACTGATTGAGTGATTGACCATCCATAACTAACTGCAGCATAATTCTGTCATGTCAATATATAATTATGAACCTTCACCTTTTAGTGCTGGTCTGTTAAGTGAAAATGTTGCAAGACTTAGCTTTATCCTTTGCTTAGGACATGGCACCGGTGAAATGGTAATAGGTTCCTTTTGGCTTTGTAATCACTGGTTAAACGTCTATTACATTTCCTTAATGAAATGGGAATGTCATCCTCTCTTTCTTAAAAAAGAAGGAACCTTCTCCTTTTCTATCTCTATAGTGCTGTATTCACTATCCCATGTTCACAGATAATAAGTTAGAGCACTGCAATTGTCACCACTGATTTGATCAATTCCAGTGCCACAAATATTATCTGCAGTTGCCTGATAATAATGTTAGATTATAACCAGTTATATATGCATCCACATATGTTATGCCAGATTGCTTAAATCAGATTTTTCTTTGTAGGTGTTGATGCAGGGTTTGTCACTGCTATTGCCCCTGCAGAAGAGGCCGTGCTTGTTACTACCCCTGACATTACGGCTCTCCGTGATGCTGACCGTGTTGCAGGGCTATTGGAGTGTGACGGCATCAAAGACATTAAGATTATTGTCAACCGAGTACGCCCAGACCTGGTGAAGGGAGAGGATATGATGTCAGCACTTGATGTTCAAGAAATGCTTGGCTTGCCTTTGCTAGGTGTTGTGCCAGAGGACGCGGAGGTGATCCGGAGTACAAATAGAGGTGTGCCGTTGGTTCTGAACGACCCACCCACACCAGCTGGTCTTGCTCTGGAGCAGGCGACTTGGCGGTTGGTGGAAAGAGATGCAATGACAGCAGTTATGGTAGAGGAGCAGGAGAGGCCCAAGAAGAAAGCTGGGTTCTTTTCATTCTTTGGTGGGTAATTTGCTGTGAGATTAATGAGCTCAGTGTAGGCAGTGTGTACAGATTTGCGTTTTGGAGCTACGATTGTTTTTCCCATTTCTTTTGCTTTGTTATAGTGTAGAATGATTCATCCGTTGTGCTTAAATCCATAGACTGGAGTATTTTGCCTTGTTTGCTCAGTACATAAGTAATTTACGAAGatatgttttggtgcttctAGTCTTGGATCTGGTTTTACGTCAGAATTAAGCAAGAATGGAGATGCTCGTTTTTGTCGTCAGAATCAAACCGTATAGTTGTCGAGTTGAATGCTTCCATAGTTCCATTGATTTTAAACTGTATACTGTTCGGTTTGACGCCAATTACTTTATAATGTTTCCCTTAAAATTTTTCTGTCTTCGAGGACTAGGTCTGGTTGATTTCTTTGACATTTTGCCAGACCTTTGCTATCTCGGCAATTTGATAAATGGTAGCCACATCATAACAAGGTAAATTTTGTATCACGACATCAAACTCAACTGGAACACTCCGAAATCTTTTGATGATTGTTGAATATTTTCTTATCAATAAGTTACAGCTAGCAGTCTAGCATTACCATCATGTATATCTGGCTTGAGGACACGTATAAAAGGTAAAGTTGAATTAAAACAATTCATAAGCTTAGCCACCAAGCAAATAATACACAagcatagattttttttccatttttagtGGAAAAATGTGCCATCCAGATTAAGCAGATGTTACAGTTGTGTCATATATAGATCTTCCACTCAAATTACAGAAACAGAAACACAGCGATCTCAGACAGAgacaggcaggccgtgaagGCCAGGGAACAGCGTACAACGGCAGCATCACTTCATGTACCTCTGCAGAAACTTACGGTGGAAATCACTTCTGATAGTGTCGTTGATGAAACGTTTCGGTGTCTTGGTCTCTCCACGAGCCTGGTTCTTGAATACAACATCATCATCCCacctgcagaaaaaaaaaataggataGAAATAAGTTCATCAAGTGTGCTAATATTAGCGAAGCATGTAATACAGCACGATGAGCTGTGTGTAAACCTTCTCTTAACATTGAAGGATCCGGCGTTGTTAATATTGATCAGGGGGTTTCCCCGCATCAGTTCAGCTTCCTTCATCTTAGCCTCCTCTTCTGCTTGTTGGCGTTCCTGAAGCAACGAGCATAATATTATTCTTACTGTTTTACCAAACAAAAGAGTAAAACCTAAAGAAATATATTGCCTTGACACTAGTGGAGAGAATAAAACAACAAACCTTTCTAAGGTTTTCTTCAGCTCTTTCTTTCTTGATTCTTTCAAGCTCTGCCATTAGAGCTTCAgtgtcatcatcgtcgtcatcatcctcatcacTGAAACAAAATTGCAATTCCACATGTAAACATATATTGAAATTTTCAGCTATAAGAAAAAATGAGGTTTGGAGGGAGAGACATCCctccaaactttttttaagaagaaattgtgagcATGTTGGGGATTGAACATGGGACCTTGGGGTTAAAGCCGCATACCCCTTGCAATTTTCAGCTATAAAACAAGAATATGTGAATCCAAACACGCAACTATATGCACTAAAAATGGAAAGTAAGTTGCTTCATGATTTATCCAAATGGTATAAAAATGGCTGGACAGTGGACACAATCAACAAAATATTCTAGATAAGAATGGATATCAACCACTAGTTCACTAGCCTTCTGACCAAAACCAAGCTTACAGTATATATCGACAGACAAAATTATTTCAACCCAAACTACCTTCCTCCAGAATTATTAATTCAGCAAAAAGATGTGGAGATAAGCACACTAATGCAGCCACAAGAATGTCACCTGTATTTTACATGAGCATGGTGATTTATAAAAGATTGAACAAGAGTGCAAGACAGACCTTTCATCATCACTTCTGGGTTCCACATCAGAATCATCTGCATCGATTTCTCTAGGAACTATCTTATCCTCAGCCTCTCTCCTTGAACCTATAATTTAGCAGAAGAAACAACTAAGAAACACTATGTCTGAAGACAAACATATCTTCATAGAGCATTAGTGGTACAAACCTTCTAGGAGTAGGCTTGTGCTTTTCCGcctatctctctcctctgcaagGGCAAAGAAGCATTCAAGTGGTTCAGCACATCAATTTAAATACAATGGGCAAGTAATTATACAAGGGAACAAGAAAAAATTCACaggaaaatatataaataatttgGCGAGCAATCTATGAACAAAAGAGGGAGCAGTATAATACACAAAGACCCAAAGTTAGTACCAGCATAGGACTTGTCCTTTGACGAGTAGTGCTTCCTCTCACGCTCCTCAAGTTCGTCCCTGAGATTCCTCTTCTGTAACTCTTCTTGGGTATGTTGTCCTTCTTTCCTGGACATAGGAGGGAAGGGTTAAATTTCCTGGACATATGTTGGACAAAGATGCATATTTCTACAATGATCACATCATTTGAGAGAGAATCGTAACTTTTTTGGCATTTGACTGCATACCCCTTACAGGAAAGGCAGTTCATAAACATATACTATCTTCATTTGCTGAATCGCATAACACAAGCTCAGCTAATGGCACAGGCGTGCGTCTAATCCTGCCCAGCCTGAACACAAAGCAAGTGATAAAGACATTTACAGACTATTAGCAAGTAAAATGGTTTCTTCTTAGCCAATTTGGGCCCCCGAAAGAAGCAAAACCAAACCGAAGCAGGGAGGGTCTAAAAGCTAGTGTTCGCCGTCTATGCCCTGCAATTCCACCGAGCTACGTTCGGGGAAGCAATTACTATCGAAAAATCATCTCAAAACAAGGGTTCCAGGTATAGAGCTTAATCCTAACCCTTTCCCCAAATCACTAGTGGAACCGAGAAGCAGAAGAATATCCGATCCAGATCTCCACGACACGAAGCACGCACATAGCTAAAAATCGAATCGAATTGATGTGGATGGATTGAAGAGGGGGAAAGAGTACCTGGGCTTGAGGGTGGTGtgggcggcgaggtcgcggGAGGAGTACTTCTGCGAGGGCCCGAAGATGCGGGTGCCGCCCTGCTCGTTGCCGCCCTTGGCCGGAGCCCAggtcggccgcgccgccgtggtcatcgccgcggccgcgcgaTTGACAAGGAAGGAAACCCTAGGCGGCGATGGATTCGATTCTCTATCCTCTCCtcgacgagacgagacgacgcGGTTGCAAAATTGCAGAGAAGCCCCTGCAGAAGCGTGTATATGTCGAGGAAGGCGGTTGTGTTGGTAAATGGGCCAGCCCAGGGAGGATGCCGGCccacataaataaataaatacggACCCCCCACCCACAAAAACGATCCGTCCCTTTTTTTGTTAAAGAAGAATGATCAATAATTGTACGTATAAAGTGGTAATTAGTAAATTGGATTAGGATTACGAATGTCCGGTTCTAACTAGAATTCTGTGtatccaatccaatccaggTAGGATAAGAAGTTAATCTTATTCAGATCCGAATCATGATCGATTtgtgttaattaatttgcttATTACAAATACACACACCAGGCACCAATCGATCTATAGATCAATCAATCACGGTGGCTAGCTCAAAAACAAGAAAACCAAAACTcttggatcgatcgatcaatgggGTCAGGTTTGTCATGCGCAATCTTATTGGAGATGGCCGGGGAAGCCTGTTGTAAGGTGAGGAGTTCAGTTTTGAGAGCAGTTGGTCGTCGGGGTACAAGAAGGACGATGCCAGTGACGGAGAAAGAGCGGCGCGTGGAGTACATCATGGACGTCCTCCCCTTTTACCACGCCTTCTTCTGCAGCAGAGCAGAGGATGAGTTGGAGTTCGATCCCGTGGAGGACAGCAAGCTCATCCCCCTGCCGCCTCCCATCAACGCCTGCTGCGCCCGATTCAGAGGCGAAATCTACCTCCACATCAACTTCGTGGCTCGCACTCGCGCGAGGAACAGCCACTGGCAGAAGCAGCGTTGCCTGGTTTTCGCGGAGCTCCGCTTCACCCCCTATGTCCTTGACAGCTTCTTCGTCGACACATGCACCGTGCTCCAGCAGCTGCCGGCCGATGCCGatctcaccgccgccgccgccaatggcAACGATTGTGCCTTCTGCCCGCCCGGACGCGTTCTGCACCCAGCCGAATTCTACTGCGGAAAGCAGCAGCACAAGGATGAGCTTAATCTGTCGATTCAGAAACTTAAGTTATTGTCGTAAATATATATTGATTCATTCATCGTGCATGCATGAATTCGTATATATTTCATGTCAAAAGTTATTGTTTCGCATGGATTTAAATATTTATAGGAGTCAATCGATATATCCGGTTTTTCATTTGAGAAATATGAATCAGAAATCGGACTGATATTTGATGAAGTTAAATTGGACTTATTCCTTGTGGGTTAAAGCAAAAAAATTGCCTAACTTAAAAGgcgaaattacataaaacaccCTAATTATCAGTGTTGTTTTCAAATTCTATCCCATAACgtattttatgtaaaaaaaaaccaccCACCTAATACTACTATGTTGAAATTGCTCCCATCATAGTTTACACATGCAACTAACTGATTCGGTCTATTTATTTGAGTTAATCCCTTGTGTACCCATAAAAATTTGCCCAATCTCTTCTATACCTTTCAATTTTACTCGAACCCCTCTGTACCCCTAAATTCTcgctttgatcccttccatgccctccCGTTAGGTTTTCTTCATTTTATAGTTATGTGTGGTTGCAAATGTCTATAATGCCCTTTAGATGGAGGAGCAACTGCAGGTAGATTGGAAAAGAATTGGAATATGTTGACCGCACAACATGTGTATTTTATGAGACTAATAATGAGTTTAAAACTTTTATTGTggtattggaaaaaaaatgcaatccATCGAAcgatttgttttgaaaaaaaataatagggtTGGAAAATCAAAGTGACATCAGTTTgctgtgtaaaaaaaattggtacaCTCAACAGGAATGTGGACAAAGGAGAAAATCTGTGAAACAAAATAATCTGGATCAATAAGAGCATCAAGATCATCATAGATCATCAATCAAAATAGTAGTAACCATACATAGCACTTcatatcaattttattttcatcATCCATACAGAGCACTTCATATAAATTTCatacaattttattttcatCATCCATACAGAGCACTTCATATCAATTTCATTTTTATCATCCATACAGAACAGCTCATATGATGCACATACCACAATTTCATTTCCATACCCAATAGTGCAGGAACCAAACCAACTTTCCACTCCATACACAAATGTTGCAAATGACAGATCAAATATGTCAAACACTTTGTAAGGCATCACAACAGCAAACAAAAATGAAAActgcaagaagaagaaatgaaaATTGCTGCTACTCCTACCAGTAGGGCGGCGCAGCGACGAGAGGGTATCGGACTTTGGCCGCACGACAGGAGGACGGTGGCCGGCGGTGCCTGCGACAGAGGGCTATGGGCGGCAGCTGCGCGACTGgaaggcggtggccggcggcgcgccacCGCGCGACGGGAGGGCGGGGACCAGCGGCGCCCTACCTCGCGACAGAAgggcagcggccggcggcgcgcgcgacggGAGGGCGTGAGCCGGCGGCGCCCCACCGCGCGatgggagggcggcggccggcggcgccccaCCGTGCGACGGGAGGGTGGCaggagggcggtggccggcagCGCCCCACCGCGCGacgggagggcggcggccggcggcgcgcgcgacgggagggtggcggctggcgacgcCCCACCTCGCGACGGGATGACAGCGGCCAGCGGCGCGCACGACCGGGGGGGGTGGGAGCCAGCGGCGCCCCACCGCGCGACGGGAGGACGGCGGCCACCGCGCGATTGGAGACTGGCGGCGTGCAGAGGAtggggggagaagagaaggagattgGATCTGTTTACCTAGGGTTGGCTGGCAGGGGCATTTTGGTATTTTTTGAAAATACTGACAATGTAACACACAGGTCACGCTACAGATCAAACGGAAACCTAACGGGAGGGGTATGGAGGGGACCAAAGTGAAAATTTGGGGGTACACAGGAGATCGAGTAAAATTGGAGGGTATAGAAGAGATTAGGTAAGTTTTTTCATGGGTatacaagggattttctctATTTCTTTCCGCATGGATTCATAGCAAGTCATATTCAGTCAGGGTGGGCTCAACGAACGTGGCTATGGGATGAGTCCGACTCCAGCTTGTTCATAGTAAAGGGCACAAAATGGTATGAATTTAACAATCAATTAACGGAAAGGTTAGGGAAGGGATCTAAACAAAATATTCAAGGGTATGTAAAAGAGTTAGTAAAAtgggggggagagggagataTTGGGTAAAAATTTAGGGGTACGTGATAATTTTCTAAATAGGTTATAAGGTGAAATTTCAAAACAAGCGTGATAATTGGGTGTGGTTTATACTATTTTGACATTTCTAATTATTTTTTGGGACTGTCTATATGTCATTTGATAGAAAATACCCCTTAAAATCTTGGAAATTATGAACTGTTAGATCGCTTTAAGATTCATCCAGTGAAAACCTAACCCTAatttcttcttccctctcccctctcccctcaaTCTTGCTGCCGCCACTTCGCTCCCCTCCTCACGCAGTCGTGCTCTCCATCCCCTCCTACACCACTACTGCCCAACCACACCACCACACGCCCGCCCCTTGCCGATTGGTCGGAAGGCatcaacggcgccggcgaggcaccCTCGACCgacctccttcctctctcctacCTCCTCGAGCTATCGATAGTGAGATGCCCCCGACACCAACGTCCGCCCACCACCCTCATCCATCCCCGTGGCTCCGACACCTTGTTGCCCACTCGTTCTGTCGCCCACTGCTAGGCCGACGTCTGCATGACCATCCCTCTAACCCCGACAACAtcccccttcttcccctcccaACCCTCCCATCCCCACCCCACCCCGGGACCCTAATTCGTCGGCCCTCTGCTGAAGTTTGGGTTGTCACcagcgccggagaagaagaggaggtcaTCGGAGTTGGAGAAGACGCACATGGAGCACGAATTATGAAGCACATCCAGTGATCTAAATCTACAATCTACAAGTTTTGGGGATGCATTTTCCGTCGACAAAAGGTTAGCGGTTCCATTATGTTTTTTTGGAGGGTTGGGTAGCGATGGCAACAGGGCAGGGTAGGCCTGGGTTGGGCTGGAACGACCCCCTTTCCGCTCCTCTGCGGGTCCACCCGGCCCCAACCTCGGAGTGGAGGGCGGGTTGAAATCGATCCCCATCTTCGGCCCCTCCGGGGGCCCACTGCACTCGTAGGCGAGGATGCTTGAAGGAGGCGGCAAGTGGAGACGCGGCCGTGTGGCGGTGTGCCGACGGGCGGAGGCGAAGCGGAAATGGCAACGACGAGCGGAGGCAGTGTAGTGACAGGCGATATcgagtggaggtggaggtggagtggTGACGAGTAGAGGCGGAGTGGAAACAACGGCGACGAGCGGAGGCGAAGGGGACGAGGAGACGACCGGGCAACGACAGTTGTGGAGGATGGTGAGGGGAGTGGGAGTAGGGGATGGGGGATTGGTGAATTAGGGTTTAGTTTTTATATGAGTGACTTATTGGATTAACTGGGCTTGTATTGTTGGAATGGACTATATTTTTAAGGCATATCTAATATCCCAGGGCCCCGCTGGGTCACCCGAGGGTAGCTGACAATCCCCACCCCTGTTTGTGGAAATTTGCGGGTCCCCATCCCCGCTCATTGGCGGGTGAAAATTGCCCCCCTTCTAGGATTGGAGGGAGTGACCGAGTGAGAGAGGGGGTGGTTTGGGAATAGAGATAAGTGAAAAGTACGGGAGGGGTTTAACTGTGCAAAGATGTAATCATCAGGAATGTGAGCCACATGTCGGTCTCACTTTCCTTCATCTCTCCTCCCATCAACCCATGCTTCTAGTCTCTCCCTTCCCTTGCGAGAAGCAGAGGCACACCGCGCGGAGGAAGcacggcctcgtcgtcgtcatcgtcgggAAGAAGCCTTACCTTACCTATGTTGCGCTGATGTCGGAGGTTCTTGGGGGATGCAGAGCAGGGAGAAGGGGAGTTGGGGGTCCAGATCGGCCACAAGGTGTTTGGCCGGCGTCCAGAGCTATAGGATCAGGGAATCAGGGAATCAGGGAGATGAGGTTAGGGAAGCAGGACAACGGCGGGGTTGGTCTTCTTGAAGATTGAGGATTGGTGttggaggaaggagaggaggagcaaGCTCTTCTGGCGGCGGTGTTTGTTTGAGACAAATGGTGGTCTTCTCTTCTACCTGCGATGCGCACATATGATGTTCGTTGAAATGACTGGGAGGGAGTCGTTCGCTTTGCTTTCTGTTCTGATGCGATACCACGGGGAcgggggcgccgccgcgccggtacGATGCTGCACGCACATACCGGCGCCACTGGACGACGCTGCTGGAGTGCTCTGCTGGCCGCCGTGGACGTCGGTGAGCTCGTGGCGTCTGGTGTGGTGcaggctgcagcctgcagctgCACGAAGGACGTCATGGAGCATGTGGGCCCACTGTCAGCGACTGAGGAAGtgcggccccacctgtcagctaaCGGGAGAGCTACTTCAAATTGCAGCCGCCTTGCGCGCCGGGAGGTAACTGTCGCAACCGCCCTCCTCCGCTCTCCCCCTCTCAGCGGAGCGGAAGCGCCAAGAACCAAGAGCCCcgcgcctctctccccctcaccgGAGCGGGAGCGCCAAGAACCCAAGATCCGtgcgcctctctccccctctgcTCGCCTCGCTCTTCGGAACCAATGGAGCTGTTCCACGGCGGCCACCACGTCCACGCCCTGTGCCccgtcgcggccgccgcctcggacgacgacggcgacagctGGGTCTTCCTGCATCCGCTCCGCGCGACGGTGCACGCGGCGTGGCCGGCGCACATGCTCCGCGCGTTcgacggacggacggacggcGCCACGCGGCGGCAACGACCGTGTTGGCAGATTGGGAGCAGATTGGCCTCGGCGGCAACCGCGTCACCCTGCGCGACCTACACCGCCTCGGCTTGTTCACCGTCGTCTTGGGATCGGGGGACGACGTCCTGCTGGATGCCTTGGCCGCTCCCACGAGTACGTCCTGCGTGGTGCAAGTCATCCCCCCGAGAGACTCCCTGCCTTCCCTTCCAGTTTCAGAACCAAATCTTCTGGTGAGCACTCCCTTCCCTAGCTAATTCTTAATTGATTTGCATGACTTAGGT
The Oryza sativa Japonica Group chromosome 6, ASM3414082v1 DNA segment above includes these coding regions:
- the LOC4339866 gene encoding uncharacterized protein, translating into MTTAARPTWAPAKGGNEQGGTRIFGPSQKYSSRDLAAHTTLKPRKEGQHTQEELQKRNLRDELEERERKHYSSKDKSYAEERDRRKSTSLLLEGSRREAEDKIVPREIDADDSDVEPRSDDESDEDDDDDDDTEALMAELERIKKERAEENLRKERQQAEEEAKMKEAELMRGNPLININNAGSFNVKRRWDDDVVFKNQARGETKTPKRFINDTIRSDFHRKFLQRYMK
- the LOC4339865 gene encoding septum site-determining protein minD homolog, chloroplastic — its product is MAFAPRLLLPSRCPPPASSPARHGGRTAPELSGPTPRVVVVTSGKGGVGKTTTTANLAASLARLSLSAVAVDADAGLRNLDLLLGLENRVHLTAADVLAGDCRLDQALVRHRALHDLQLLCLSKPRSKLPLAFGSKTLTWVADALRRAANPPAFILIDCPAGVDAGFVTAIAPAEEAVLVTTPDITALRDADRVAGLLECDGIKDIKIIVNRVRPDLVKGEDMMSALDVQEMLGLPLLGVVPEDAEVIRSTNRGVPLVLNDPPTPAGLALEQATWRLVERDAMTAVMVEEQERPKKKAGFFSFFGG
- the LOC107281230 gene encoding uncharacterized protein; the encoded protein is MTSFVQLQAAACTTPDATSSPTSTAASRALQQRRPVAPVNRSNLLLFSPHPLHAASLQSRGGRRPPVARWGAAGSHPPRSCAPLAAVIPSRGGASPAATLPSRAPPAAALPSRGGALPATALLPPSRRTVGRRRPPPSHRAVGRRRLTPSRRARRRPLPFCREVGRRWSPPSRRAVARRRPPPSSRAAAAHSPLSQAPPATVLLSCGQSPIPSRRCAALLIKLILVLLLSAVEFGWVQNASGRAEGTIVAIGGGGGEIGIGRQLLEHGACVDEEAVKDIGGEAELRENQATLLLPVAVPRASASHEVDVEVDFASESGAAGVDGRRQGDELAVLHGIELQLILCSAAEEGVVKGEDVHDVLHAPLFLRHWHRPSCTPTTNCSQN